A portion of the Nitrospirae bacterium CG2_30_53_67 genome contains these proteins:
- a CDS encoding bifunctional adenosylcobinamide kinase/adenosylcobinamide-phosphate guanylyltransferase, with protein sequence MGRFTLIIGGARSGKSRFALKIGEKVGKDRILVATARSTDPEMEGRILRHKLERGPLWETFEEPLDVVSLLGSFQSGAHVVVIDCLTVLLSNLMIERKYEDEELLCEIDSLASAVHKSPFPVIAVANEVGMGLVPAEPLGRRFRDLAGMANQRLAEAADEVFLVTAGIPLCLKKLEMHDE encoded by the coding sequence ATGGGAAGATTCACCTTGATCATCGGTGGTGCGAGGAGCGGGAAAAGCCGGTTCGCCCTGAAGATAGGAGAGAAAGTCGGAAAGGACCGAATCCTTGTGGCCACGGCCCGGTCCACCGACCCCGAAATGGAGGGGCGTATCCTGAGGCACAAACTGGAACGCGGACCCTTGTGGGAGACATTCGAAGAGCCGCTCGATGTCGTCTCCCTGCTCGGTTCTTTTCAGTCCGGCGCCCATGTGGTCGTGATCGACTGTTTGACCGTGCTTCTTTCCAACCTGATGATTGAAAGGAAGTATGAAGATGAGGAGCTCCTGTGCGAGATCGACTCCCTCGCCTCGGCCGTTCATAAGTCTCCCTTTCCGGTGATCGCCGTGGCCAATGAGGTGGGCATGGGTCTGGTTCCCGCGGAGCCCCTGGGGAGACGGTTCAGGGACCTGGCGGGCATGGCCAACCAGCGTCTGGCAGAAGCGGCTGACGAGGTTTTTCTGGTCACGGCGGGAATCCCGCTTTGTCTAAAAAAATTGGAGATGCATGATGAGTGA
- a CDS encoding nicotinate-nucleotide--dimethylbenzimidazole phosphoribosyltransferase: MQKINEVIRRIRPMDPDLDRRVQARLDDQVMPLRALGRIQSLGKQVALIQGKERPEIRHKRIFTFAGDHGVVEEGVSAFPKAVTREMVRNFVRGGAGINVLARHAGAEVVVVDMGVDGDLLELSGIEHQKVARGTRNFTQGPAMTREQAVSAINIGISLAEKYGDQTDLIGTGDMGIGNTTPSSAMAAVLTDRPVAQVTGRGTGIGDEALQRKIRVIEKGIAVNQPDPSDPLDVLHKLGGFEIAGITGLILGAAARRIPVVIDGLISTAGALIAYTLAPQTAPYMIAAHRSVEIGHQVMLDRMGLQPLLDLNLRLGEGTGAALGFLIVEAGVKVLNEVLTFAEAGVSEKS; the protein is encoded by the coding sequence ATGCAGAAGATCAACGAGGTGATCCGCAGGATCAGGCCCATGGACCCGGACCTGGACCGACGCGTACAGGCAAGGTTGGATGATCAGGTCATGCCCCTCCGCGCTTTGGGGAGGATCCAGTCCCTGGGAAAGCAGGTGGCCCTGATTCAGGGCAAAGAGCGGCCCGAGATCCGTCACAAGAGGATCTTTACCTTTGCAGGTGATCACGGTGTGGTGGAGGAGGGGGTTTCGGCCTTTCCTAAAGCAGTGACCCGGGAGATGGTGCGAAATTTCGTGAGGGGCGGCGCCGGCATCAATGTGCTGGCCCGGCATGCGGGCGCCGAGGTTGTGGTGGTGGATATGGGAGTGGACGGCGATCTTCTGGAGCTTTCGGGGATTGAACATCAAAAGGTGGCGCGGGGGACCCGGAATTTCACACAGGGTCCGGCCATGACCAGGGAGCAGGCCGTCTCGGCAATCAACATCGGGATCTCCCTTGCAGAGAAATACGGCGATCAAACAGACCTCATCGGCACCGGAGACATGGGGATCGGGAACACCACCCCCAGCAGCGCGATGGCGGCCGTGCTCACGGACCGGCCCGTGGCCCAGGTCACGGGGAGAGGGACCGGCATCGGGGACGAGGCGCTGCAGCGGAAGATCCGGGTGATCGAAAAGGGGATTGCAGTGAACCAGCCGGACCCTTCGGATCCTCTCGACGTCCTGCACAAGCTCGGCGGTTTTGAGATCGCCGGGATTACAGGCCTGATCCTCGGTGCGGCGGCCCGCAGGATCCCGGTGGTCATCGACGGGCTGATCTCCACGGCCGGGGCCCTGATCGCTTATACCCTCGCGCCCCAGACGGCTCCTTATATGATTGCCGCTCACCGTTCCGTGGAGATCGGCCACCAGGTCATGCTCGACCGGATGGGACTTCAGCCTCTCCTCGATCTCAATCTCCGTCTGGGAGAGGGGACCGGAGCGGCCCTCGGTTTCTTAATCGTTGAAGCGGGGGTCAAGGTCTTGAATGAGGTTTTGACATTTGCGGAGGCGGGTGTGTCGGAGAAATCATGA
- a CDS encoding cobalamin 5'-phosphate synthase yields the protein MIREWPRRFATAWRFLTIIPLGPEADLSPERLGKSMAMFPAVGLVLGLILVGLHALLGYVFPTLLVDLSVISSLILMTGGLHLDGFADSIDGLAGGRNREEILEIMRDSRVGVIGVIALILLIFFKVVSLDQCPERWKPGLLLCMPCMGRWSMLQMSAFSRYAREGEGTGRAFADFSGRPEYLVGFVFTSAAVIPALGLKGLLILGLIGLTTYLTTRFFEARLGGVTGDTHGFTGELSEALFLLLGAAVL from the coding sequence ATGATTCGTGAATGGCCCCGGCGGTTTGCCACGGCCTGGCGGTTCCTGACGATCATCCCTCTGGGTCCGGAGGCGGACCTCTCTCCGGAGAGGCTGGGGAAGTCCATGGCCATGTTTCCGGCGGTGGGGCTGGTCCTGGGGCTGATCCTGGTCGGGCTCCATGCTCTTCTTGGTTACGTATTCCCAACATTGCTTGTGGACCTCTCGGTGATTTCATCGCTGATCCTCATGACCGGAGGTTTGCATCTGGACGGGTTTGCGGATTCGATTGACGGACTGGCCGGCGGCAGGAACCGGGAAGAGATTCTGGAGATCATGCGGGACAGCCGGGTCGGGGTCATCGGGGTCATTGCGCTCATTCTCCTGATCTTCTTCAAGGTGGTCTCCTTGGACCAGTGCCCCGAGAGATGGAAGCCGGGCCTGCTGCTCTGCATGCCCTGCATGGGCCGATGGTCCATGCTTCAGATGTCCGCCTTTTCCAGATATGCCAGAGAGGGGGAGGGGACCGGGAGGGCCTTTGCCGATTTTTCGGGGCGGCCGGAGTATCTCGTGGGGTTTGTCTTTACCTCTGCGGCCGTGATTCCGGCCCTCGGGCTCAAAGGGCTCCTGATCCTCGGCCTGATCGGGCTTACGACCTATCTCACGACCCGGTTTTTCGAGGCCAGACTCGGAGGGGTGACCGGCGACACCCATGGGTTCACAGGGGAACTGAGTGAGGCCCTTTTTCTCTTGCTGGGAGCGGCCGTGTTATGA